The following nucleotide sequence is from Rattus norvegicus strain BN/NHsdMcwi chromosome 13, GRCr8, whole genome shotgun sequence.
cacaacttttattatttacagtAAGTCTTGATCACCACAAGatctgggcagatatctaccctctccGCTATTAGAACCTgctttcctattgataaccctgagttattacttactaggTTTCATCTGGGTTGCTCTTACACCCAACTGGGCAGCCCTCAGGGCTGTTTTCATGAACTCACCTaaactgaggagagagagagagagagagagagagagagagagagagagagagagactctgctgGGCCTGGTGTGAATTTTTGAAACTTCAGCCTACTCTACTTGTTACTTcctaaggccacacctcctaatccttatcaaatggtgccactccctggtgatcAAGACCCTAAGGGGGCCATTCTTATACAAATCACCTTAGTCAATATCAAATGAATATGTATGAACAATTCTAACTCATTCATATAGTGAATGTTGTTTATCAATAAGGAGGAGTGAGCTGCTGACCTACCTGTGTCATGGAGTAGAAGAAATCTAAACAACACATGGTTTCATTTACATGCAAAACCCAACCATACTGTGACAGATGTCGATCAGATCTTATCTCTCGGAGGGGTGTGGTCTGGATGAGGACCTAGGTTATGGTCACAGGAacaaatttatatttaatgtcaTCAAGCTATACTTTCTTAAATCTGCATTTCACCATACAACTTTTACTTCGGTAAAGTGCTCTTTGTATCAGATAGAAAATGaagggaggctggggagatggctcagcaattaagagcactggctgctcatccagaggacttgagtttaattcccagcaaccacatggtggctcacaaccatctataagggaatctgatgcccttctctgtTATGTAGGCACGCATGCAAATAggatactcatatgcataaataatAAATCTGTAAAAAATGAAGATAACGTTGGTTAATATTAAGAAAAAGGACACGGCACCCACTCATAGACCTTGAGATGACTAGGAAAAAAATCTCTGCACAGAACGTGCTCCCAGAACACACAGAGGAAAGGGAACGACCAATGGCTGGGTGCCTTCTTCTCGTAGACAGTTAACAGGTACAAGGAGGTTAGCACGTAGGCTTGATGCAGAGGGAGCACAGGGAGACATCGTTGGCCACACTGTCATCTAAGCATCATTAACCTGTAGGACCAGTTACTATCCTCCCACACTCCCCATGGAGCAGGCAGAAGGCGGGAGTCaccctttccccatctcttttgaaaatagattcttacTCCCCCCTTGTTTCTATTCTTACACATTAATTACAAAAGACAAtgtgtctctttctttcccatGCATACACAGCGCCTCCGATCGATTTCCCTCACCCCCCCTTCTGGTCCCCACTCATCCCTCTTGCCTTTCTGCTTTGCAAATTGTcttccttctccatttctgtcttctTCAACGTTTACTAAGTCTAGATTTTACATGCGAGAGAAAGTGGGTCTGGATTGTTTCTCTCAAGCTGACAATCCCCATTTGACCCATCTTTCTGAAGATGACACGATTTCGCTTACTGTGTATACACCGCGCGTTCCTTATCCACTCGTCTCCGGTTGCTTCCATACCTTGGCTGTTATGAACAGTTTCCTTCAGGCACGTATGTAAGAGAGGCAGCTCGATCATATGTGAGAAAGGCCCGTAGTAATTTTTACAATGCCTCCACTACCTCCTATCCCCTACCAGCCGTGTACAGAGGTCCCCCCTTCCCCacgtcctcaccagcatgtgctgttttCTTGCCCGTGAGATGGTACGTGATTGTAGCTTTGAGTGGCAGTCCCCTGACGTCATGgctcttcttcttcatcctctctcACCCTCCAGGAGCTTCAGAAATATGAGCAGTTCATCTTCGCAGACCACACCAATATGATCCATGTTGAGAACATCTATGAAGAGATTTTGTATCAGATCCTCCTCGATGAGACCCTGAAAGGTGAGGAGGGAGCACTCCGAAACGGGGTGCACTCTGGAAATAGGACTCAGGAAGGCCGTAAGATCAGAATGCGGAAGAGTTGAAACTGAGATTGGTCTGCAGGGGTGACAACAAGGAGAGGGCAGATAGGAAGGAAGGACCAACCTCGCCTCATTCACGAGGTGACTGCGCCATGGGCCGTGTCAATCCTCTTTCAACGCAAGCATGAATTCTGTAGGACAAGAACATAAGCTTTatcatcaaagaggaaagaaaccaagGCTTAGTGCGGCTGAACTGAGGGTCTGGCAGGTAGATCTGTCCTTGCTACTCTGTGTTAGAACACCGAAAGACTTTCAGGGCTGGACGGCAGTAGGGCCCAACCATTGCTCTCTCAGCACATTCCTCCCCTCCAGTCAGATGGACAGAGACCCAGGGCAATGGCATAGGACTCTGAGAGCCTCTTTAGGACTCTGGCATCTGCTGCAGTGTGGAGCGGGGCCTTGTCTGTGATCACAGTGGGACTAGTTATGCATTGGAAATACTCTGCAGGAGGCTGCCAGCCATCTACTGGAGTGAGACACATTTAGTAGCCATTATTAAAATGCCTCCAGTGAGAAAACTGGTCCAGTCCAAGCCTCAGGTCACTGTAGCTGGCCAGGAATCCCAGGCGATGAGGAGGGTAAAGGGGTtggcatggtgtgtgtgcataggcCATGGACAGCCTACTGCACACATGTCTTAGTTCAGTTGGAAGAAGATTCTTTTGCACGGCCTCCCCTctgcctgaaacttgctataaGATGGTGCCTGTTAGAGCAGGGCACTAGTGCTGACTACCCCTAGTGGTTCTGCCTCTGCTGTAAGACCCACTTCAAGTTGGCATTGTTGGACACTGTAGCCCTGCACAGAGAGGTCTGTGGCTGAACCGTCATGCACTGTTACCCATGCTGTTACTTTCTTTGTCCTTCCAAATGTTCATCTTGAACACTCCAGGCCAAACAAGCTCTCTCAGCTGGATGTTTAGCCCTGAATACCCACTACGCAATCGGGACCACACTGCCAGACAAAACAAGGAAGGGGAAGGCCTGCCCCTGCCTCATtagagttccagagcagccactTGTCACAGCAGCTGGTGACACTGATGAATATGATACCCCTGGAGACTTTGAGTTCTTTACAAGCAGAGGTTTTATTATTCTCCACATTGGGGCTGGTCTCAGAATAGATGCCTAGCAAGTGTTTCTTGATTGAAAATTTCGAATGAACGCTACCAAGACTCAGAGTCTGGAAGGTTTGCAGGTTTTGGTCATCAGGAAGGGCGGCCTGTGAGAGGGTGGTCGTGAGATGGTTCTAGAAACTGAGAGTTTGGGGAGCCAGAGGACAGGAATGATTGGCTCCCGGGTAACGTTGGAAAATCCAGGTTTGCCGGGCAGAGCGCTaatgtggtgttttgttttctgctccCTCTCAGTGATAACGGAAGCAGCTATCTTGAAGAAACACAACTTATTTGAAGACAACATGGCCTTACCCAGTGAAAGTGTGTCCAGTCTGACAGACCTCAAAACCTCCATGGGGTCAAACCAGGCCAGCCCAGCCAGAGGAGCATCTGCCATTCTCCCAGGAGCTCCAGGCGATGAGGCTCCAGGCAGCGAAGTGTTCCAGGGGCCTgaggaaaagcagcagcagcctggggtCCCTGGCTCGCTGGCCAGAGAAGAAAGTGCTTCCATCTCTGGGTCCAGCCCTCCTTCAGGTGAGGATGGGCAGGTGTCTGTGTCCGGTGTGGATAACTCTGCCGGGAACCCTCTCAGTGCAGATAATTCAGCAGGACCTCTCAGCTCACACTtgtcagaggcagaagctggGGAGCCCCCTAAAGATGAGGAAACAGCCCACAAAAGGCCAGAGTCTAGCGCCGTGCCAGGGTCCTTGAGGGAACTGAAGGAGTTGTTGACTGTGACGGTGTTCGTCGAGTCTGCCCCAGAGATTGGAAATGATACACTAAACGGGACACCTGTTCCCCAagaagataaaaaagaagaagaagaggaggaggaaagcaaGATCCACCCAGAAGCCAGCGGCCCAGCTGCCATCCAGCAGGACAGCTGTGAAGAAAGTGAAGTCAGAGAGAGGGAGGCCCATCCTATGCCTTTGGAAGCTGAGGCTCCTGGGGTGAACTTGGGGACACTGCCAGAGGGTAGAGGGCCTACCTCTCAGTCTACCGGTGAGGGACTCACTGAGAACACCAGCTGTCTAGGCCCCATAGAGGAGCCATCTGAGGCTCAAGGGCCCACTGAGGAGGTGCTCCTAGCCACAGTTTCCACACAGGACAGCACCGAGGCAGGAGGTGAGGCTGTGCattctgtgacagtcacacctcAAGAAGATGCCACGTTAAGTTCTAACCCCATCTGTCCCGTGGAGAATAATGAGGGGCCCCAGGTTTCTGAGGATCAGGAAGTGCTGGGAGGGAATGATAGCCCAGCCCTTGCTATGGATACAGAGCAAATCAACGATGCCCATGTGTATGAGTGCCACTGGGAGGTAGAAGATGCCCCGAGCGCCGACATCCTAGATGTTCACGATTGTGATGTGGGCTCCCCAGGGGAGTGGTAGAATCAGTTTGCcggtcttttttcttttaaaactgtcAGTCAAGGGGTATTAGTTATGGGTATCCTTAGGGGGTTGCATGTGACTCGCtataaaaattatgaaatgttTCTTTAATTTGAAAGATGAAGCCAGAGTGCACAGACGGTGGGAGCAGTGAGCAGGCTTTGGGGCGCTGAAGTGCTCCCCATGAATGATCTATCACTTTGGCATTTTAATAGGAATGGTAAGAGAACTGAAGCATTGGGGCAAAGTCAAAGGGGATCCAGAAAGGGGAGCAGAAAATGACACATCAATAATCTCTTCACTGAAACGTGGTACACATTTTGAACTGAGTGTTAAGGCCTTTTTAGCAAGCATGAGAAGGACTCCAGCCTCAACACCTGCTCAGCTGTCACTCCTCACCTGGTCGGCTGCACTGTCTCCTGTCCTTAGACAGGTCACAAGAAAGAGGAAGTCATGAACCAGGCACCCCTGTCCTGCAAAGTACAGAGCCAGTCACCGCTGGTAGAGCTCAGGGGATGCAGAGCAGAAACCCAAGGTGGAAGGTCTGTGGAACTATGGAGCCCTGTTCCTAACCCTGCTAGCAATCCCTTGCTGGTTAATTCTGCTGGTTTACATTAATTAATCACCCTTTAAGGAAATTCAGGCAGGGTAAGAGATTTCACTGGCATGAATCAGCCTTAGGTTGTACAAAGTGCTTGTCTAAATTTTCTAGCTCGAAACCTACCAGTGACACAGACATGACTTGAACAGATACTGCATGCTCTGTTAGTCGtcataataaataaaagaccAGCGCTTTGCTTTCATATAAATGAGAAGACTCATGGGAATTCAGCCTAGAAGGAAAGAATATTCcgaattttaagttttttttttctttcttttttttcagagctggggaccgaacccagagccttgcgcttgccaggcaagcactctaccactgagctaaatccccaaccccccgaatTTTAAGTTTTAAACCATGATGGCTTTTACTCCTCCTATTCACATGGCTCTGGTTTattctcggggggggggggggggagaggaatgaattaatgaatggatGAAAAGAGGAATGAATGAGAAGTTTATGTAATTACCACGGACTTTACTTTTACCAGTGTAGAAATCACTCAACAGATTGTTTTCTTAGGAATCCCTTCAGGCACAAACCTGGGGACACCATGATGAGAAgactgaaagaaacagaaagaaattgaCCTCTAAAATAAATGGCAGCCTGTAACTGTCAGTGTAGGACACGAATGCACTTCGTTGCAGTAAGACCTATCACGTTGTGTTTCGGGAAAGGCTCACACTGTTCCCAGAAGGTTTCAGCTGCAGGTAGTGGACTGGTTCTTCCTTTCACACATCTTAACCTCAGCGCCTCACCCGTCAGCTTCGGGGTTGGCTTTACTCAGTGCCATCAAGCACCTCCTTCAGAGGACTTATCCCACACTTAGCCGTTTAAGCGGGAATTAAGCaatctccctccccacccctcccacgAAGGCTTTCTGGGACTTCTGAGGCACAGAGGATGAGTAACAATCATGCCAGCATGGTCTCACACTGAGTCACTTTACCTTTTTTTCCTGAATCACTTGCGTCCTTGTGTCCATGAGATATCCCACGACTAAGTGAGGAAGGACTAACCAGGCGTCTCACCAGTAAGTGAGGATAGCCCACGCTCCCTGTTTACCTTTTACCCAGTCTTTAGTATGGTGCACTGAGTGGTGTTTACTTCCAcaacctcctcctctccttcaagGACTGAAACTGGGGATTAGTCATCGTTTGTTCTTTCAAACCTACAGCCTTCATAATGGCTTTCTGCTTGCCAAGAAGCTTTAACATCCCAGGGCCTAGGATAAGGGCTGACAAGTTTCATGCTACTCCGGAAATGTGGGAGCTGAGCGCCCGGCAGACACGCTGCTATGCAGGGGCTATTTGGGGCTTGCTTTTAGGGATTTGTTTCCAATTGAGCTTTCTGACCTTGTTGAATCTTCCCATAAATAAAGTCCAAAGCTGAAGAGGCAGATAGCCAAATGGCCAGCAGCATGTCCAGTCAGTCAGAGAGCCAAGAGAGCAGCATCTGGCCTCACAAACACTACCCTTCTTTCTCAGAGGGCCACGGCTATTGTGGAGCTCCCAGCTCATGCCAACCCCGCTCCAgaacctctcctctcccctgcctTTGCTCACCTCCTGTACAGCACAAGAAGCTAAGAATAAACAAGAGTTCATGTCACCAAGTCGGCTGGATGAATATTAGTGCCAACTCAGAAGGCCAGGCAGGAGTCGGCACTAAGAGCAGGACATTCTAGAAAATGCCAAGAGCACTTCCATCCATATCTCACACAGCCAGGGTCTCCAAAATAGGCAAGACGAGCTGTGACACAGCAGGATGGACAAGGACCCTGCAGTGCACTAAAATAGTCTGCGTGGTAACACACCCAACACTTGTCTTGCTtttcatggatgtgtgtgtgtgtgtgtgtgtgtgtgtgtgtgtgtgtgtgtgtgtgtgtgtgttctagtgTTTCCATGGGGTGGGGGATAGCAAGGTGCTTGCGATCTGAGTGGGAAATCTCTGCCTTGGGCAAAGCTGTTGCAGACTCCTAGTTCCTGGCCAAATCTCCAGGACTTTAAACTAGTTATGTTACTTAC
It contains:
- the Niban1 gene encoding protein Niban 1 isoform X1, which gives rise to MKQTTFEAQAFLEAVQFFRQEKGHYGAWEVITGDEVQILSKLVMEELLPTLQTDLLPKLKGKKNDRKRAWFGLLEEAYNLVQHQVSEGLSALKEECRALTKDLEGTIRSDMDQIVNSKNFLTGKIRAMVAQPAENRCGESVQPFLASILEELMGPVSSGFSEVRALFEKEVDELSQSFHTTQDGAQLKECLDQLMKLPLDSVKMEPCYTKVTLLPERLLDLQSRFRFPHVDLVVQRTQNYMQELMENAVFTFEQLLSPYLQGEASRTAVAIEKVKLRVLKQYDYDSSTIRKKIFQEALIQITLPTVQKALASTCKPELQKYEQFIFADHTNMIHVENIYEEILYQILLDETLKVITEAAILKKHNLFEDNMALPSESVSSLTDLKTSMGSNQASPARGASAILPGAPGDEAPGSEVFQGPEEKQQQPGVPGSLAREESASISGSSPPSGEDGQVSVSGVDNSAGNPLSADNSAGPLSSHLSEAEAGEPPKDEETAHKRPESSAVPGSLRELKELLTVTVFVESAPEIGNDTLNGTPVPQEDKKEEEEEEESKIHPEASGPAAIQQDSCEESEVREREAHPMPLEAEAPGVNLGTLPEGRGPTSQSTGEGLTENTSCLGPIEEPSEAQGPTEEVLLATVSTQDSTEAGGEAVHSVTVTPQEDATLSSNPICPVENNEGPQVSEDQEVLGGNDSPALAMDTEQINDAHVYECHWEVEDAPSADILDVHDCDVGSPGEW